One Setaria viridis chromosome 5, Setaria_viridis_v4.0, whole genome shotgun sequence genomic region harbors:
- the LOC117857804 gene encoding uncharacterized protein: MPLQLTPINSLCFLSDRRISCLSNLAQLVKAHMPLGRVVNADAMPWVKAHSQGWLSESVRLEYDCVDFQVWVKWPCLSVQEELTECNRDREVSGVFITLHDGANISHLTGTIAGPADSPYEGGTFTIDIRLPGTLTSVAKMGQFAWTF; this comes from the exons ATGCCGCTGCAATTAACGCCCATAAACTCGCTCTGCTTCTTAAGCGATCGCCGGATTAGCTGCTTAAGCAACCTAGCGCAGCTGGTGAAGGCACACATGCCGCTGGGTAGGGTAGTCAATGCTGATGCCATGCCCTGGGTGAAGGCACACTCTCAGGGCTGGCTGAGTGAGTCAGTGAGACTGGAATATGACTGCGTAGACTTTCAGGTCTGGGTGAAATGGCCTTGCCTGTCAGTGCAGGAGGAGCTCACCGAGTGCAACCGCGACCGGGAGGTCTCGGGCGTCTTCATCACGCTGCACGACGGCGCCAACATCTCCCACCTCACCGGCACCATCGCCGGCCCCGCCGATAGCCCCTACGAGGGCGGCACCTTCACCATCGACATCCGCCTCCCCG GCACCCTAACATCAGTAGCCAAAATGGGGCAATTTGCTTGGACATTCTGA